The following coding sequences lie in one Pectobacterium sp. A5351 genomic window:
- the licT gene encoding BglG family transcription antiterminator LicT codes for MKIAKILNNNVVTVIDENNNESVVMGRGLGFKKHSGDLLDETLIERVFVMKSGELTSRLQELLSEIPMEVITTADKIILLAKDRLPGKLQNSVYISLTDHCHFAIERHKQGVDIRNVLLWEIKRLYPKEFAVGLEALDIIEQRLAVRLPEDEAGFIALHLVNAQLDSEMPEVLQITKIMQEILNIVKYQLNLDYNEQALSYHRFVTHLKFFAQRLIGKNTVFSDDESLHDVVRERYQLSYRCAEKIQAHIIQKYHYTLTKEELMFLTIHIERVRTEGQDKIEPGDGE; via the coding sequence ATGAAGATTGCCAAAATACTCAACAATAATGTCGTTACCGTAATCGACGAAAACAATAATGAGTCGGTTGTGATGGGACGCGGGCTGGGCTTCAAAAAGCACTCTGGCGATCTGCTGGACGAAACGCTGATTGAACGCGTGTTTGTGATGAAATCCGGGGAACTGACATCACGCCTACAGGAGTTGCTGTCAGAGATTCCGATGGAGGTCATTACGACAGCAGATAAGATCATTTTGCTGGCAAAAGACCGTTTGCCGGGGAAATTGCAAAACAGCGTCTATATCTCTTTAACAGATCACTGCCATTTTGCGATAGAACGCCATAAACAAGGGGTGGATATCCGCAATGTGCTGTTATGGGAAATAAAGCGCCTGTATCCAAAAGAGTTCGCTGTCGGCCTGGAAGCGCTGGATATTATTGAGCAGCGTTTGGCCGTGCGCTTACCGGAAGATGAAGCCGGGTTTATTGCTTTGCATTTGGTAAACGCGCAGCTCGACAGCGAAATGCCGGAAGTCCTGCAAATTACCAAAATCATGCAGGAAATACTGAATATTGTAAAATATCAGCTGAATCTGGATTATAACGAACAAGCATTAAGCTATCACCGCTTTGTGACGCATTTGAAGTTCTTTGCGCAGCGGTTAATAGGAAAAAATACGGTATTTAGTGATGATGAGTCATTACATGATGTCGTGAGAGAACGATATCAATTGTCTTATCGCTGTGCGGAAAAAATACAGGCGCACATTATTCAAAAGTACCACTACACGTTAACGAAAGAAGAGTTGATGTTTTTAACGATTCATATTGAACGTGTGCGGACAGAAGGTCAGGATAAAATAGAACCCGGTGATGGGGAATAA
- the sufD gene encoding Fe-S cluster assembly protein SufD — MAGLPTGNNVTSENAAGKTGIAQKQEKALQQWHGLFERDASRRSEEANQHWQDVVRLGLPHRKHEHWKYTPLDSLLSNEFVAPQAQSIDRAAVEALALAVDSWRLVFVDGVFNAELSDSAWGPYQVDVQASRAQGVLPAAIQSEVFLHLTESLASESTLIRLAAGQQADKPLYLLHISSSQAAALNTVHHRHHLNVERGASAEIIEHYVSLDEHAHFTGARLTVNAAENSQVSHYKLAFEAAASYHFAHNDLVLARDARVRSHSFLLGAGLTRHNTSAQLNGEGTNLSMNSLILPVGSEVCDTRTYLEHNQGYGESRQLHKVIVNDRARAVFNGMIKVAPHALKTDGQMTNNNLLLGRLAEVDTKPQLEIYADDVKCSHGATIGRMDEEQLFYLRSRGITQQDAQQMIIFAFAAEVTEAIENESLRDVVLQRIAQRLPNALANAGKAV, encoded by the coding sequence ATGGCTGGCTTACCGACGGGCAATAATGTGACGAGCGAGAACGCGGCGGGTAAAACTGGCATCGCACAGAAACAAGAGAAGGCATTGCAGCAATGGCATGGCTTGTTTGAACGCGATGCGTCACGCCGTTCTGAAGAAGCGAACCAGCATTGGCAGGACGTAGTGCGTCTTGGCTTACCGCACCGTAAGCACGAGCACTGGAAATACACCCCGCTGGATAGTTTACTGAGCAACGAATTTGTTGCACCGCAGGCCCAGTCTATCGATCGCGCAGCGGTGGAGGCACTGGCCTTAGCGGTGGATAGCTGGCGTCTGGTGTTTGTCGATGGTGTATTCAATGCTGAACTCAGCGACAGCGCATGGGGCCCTTATCAGGTTGATGTGCAGGCGTCGCGTGCGCAGGGCGTGTTGCCTGCGGCCATCCAGTCTGAGGTGTTCCTGCATTTGACCGAAAGTCTGGCTAGCGAAAGCACGCTGATTCGTCTGGCTGCTGGGCAGCAGGCGGATAAACCACTTTACCTGTTGCACATCAGCAGCAGTCAGGCGGCGGCATTGAATACAGTTCACCACCGTCATCATCTGAACGTTGAACGCGGCGCGAGTGCGGAAATTATCGAGCACTACGTCAGTCTGGATGAGCATGCTCACTTTACCGGCGCACGCCTGACGGTGAATGCGGCGGAAAATAGCCAGGTGAGCCACTATAAGCTGGCGTTTGAAGCGGCAGCGAGCTACCACTTTGCGCATAATGATTTGGTGCTGGCGCGTGATGCACGGGTTCGCAGCCACAGCTTCCTGCTGGGGGCAGGGCTGACGCGTCACAACACCAGCGCTCAGTTGAACGGCGAAGGCACCAATCTGTCCATGAACAGCCTGATTCTGCCGGTTGGCAGCGAAGTGTGCGATACGCGAACGTATCTTGAGCACAATCAGGGCTATGGCGAAAGCCGCCAACTGCATAAAGTCATCGTCAACGATCGCGCCAGAGCGGTGTTTAACGGCATGATTAAGGTTGCGCCGCATGCGCTGAAAACCGACGGACAGATGACCAACAACAACCTGTTGTTAGGTCGACTGGCTGAGGTAGACACTAAGCCGCAGCTCGAAATCTATGCGGATGATGTGAAGTGCAGCCACGGTGCGACCATCGGCCGCATGGACGAAGAGCAACTGTTCTATCTGCGTTCTCGCGGGATTACCCAACAGGATGCGCAGCAGATGATCATCTTCGCCTTTGCGGCGGAGGTTACAGAAGCAATTGAAAACGAATCTCTGCGAGATGTGGTTCTGCAACGTATCGCGCAGCGTTTGCCAAACGCGCTGGCGAATGCCGGCAAGGCGGTATGA
- a CDS encoding L,D-transpeptidase family protein produces the protein MKRALTLLGMAFAAYLTSTAAKATEYPLPPPNSRLIGENIAYTVPNDGRPLEAIAADFKIGLLGMMEANPGVDPYLPKAGSTLTIPTQMLLPDTPREGIVVNLAELRLYYYPKGKNTVIVYPIGIGQLGRNTPLMTTSVSEKRENPTWTPTANIRKHYLEEQGIKLPAVVPAGPDNPMGLHALRLSAHGGVYLLHGTNADFGIGMRVSSGCIRLRPDDIKALFDNVPVGTRVQILNDAIKTSVEPDGKRYVEVHQPLSKTDKDDPQTMPIPLTAKTQKFVKDAETDSKAVADAIVRRSGMPIVVSVGQDINTYQPPVESVPEAPETHQAAPITAISTTSR, from the coding sequence ATGAAACGCGCGTTAACTTTACTTGGTATGGCTTTCGCGGCATACCTGACCAGCACCGCCGCTAAAGCGACGGAATACCCGCTACCGCCACCAAATAGCCGCCTCATCGGCGAGAATATCGCTTATACGGTCCCCAATGATGGTCGTCCGCTGGAAGCTATCGCGGCGGATTTCAAGATTGGTTTATTGGGCATGATGGAAGCGAACCCTGGTGTGGATCCTTACCTGCCGAAAGCGGGTTCCACGCTCACGATCCCCACGCAAATGCTGCTGCCGGATACCCCGCGTGAAGGTATTGTGGTCAATCTGGCGGAGCTGCGTCTCTACTACTACCCGAAAGGGAAGAATACCGTCATCGTTTACCCGATCGGTATCGGTCAACTGGGGCGCAATACGCCACTGATGACGACCAGCGTGAGCGAGAAACGCGAGAACCCGACCTGGACGCCAACGGCAAACATCCGCAAGCATTATCTTGAAGAGCAGGGCATTAAGCTGCCAGCTGTCGTTCCGGCTGGCCCAGATAACCCAATGGGATTGCATGCGCTGCGTCTGTCCGCGCACGGCGGCGTTTATCTGCTGCACGGTACGAACGCGGACTTCGGCATCGGTATGCGCGTAAGCTCCGGCTGTATCCGTCTGCGTCCGGATGACATTAAGGCGTTGTTCGACAACGTGCCGGTTGGTACGCGAGTTCAGATTCTTAACGATGCAATTAAAACCTCCGTTGAACCGGACGGCAAACGTTACGTTGAAGTGCATCAGCCTCTGTCGAAGACCGATAAAGACGATCCACAAACCATGCCGATTCCACTGACGGCGAAGACGCAGAAGTTTGTTAAAGATGCGGAGACGGACAGTAAAGCGGTTGCTGATGCGATTGTGCGCCGTTCAGGCATGCCGATCGTGGTGAGCGTAGGACAAGATATCAATACCTACCAGCCACCGGTAGAATCAGTGCCAGAAGCGCCTGAGACGCATCAGGCTGCACCGATCACGGCTATCAGTACTACCTCGCGTTAA
- the sufE gene encoding cysteine desulfuration protein SufE: MASLPEPQKLARNFARCNDWEEKYLYIIELGERLDPLPDEWRNPDNLISGCQSQVWIVAQPDEQGVIVLHGDSDAAIVKGLIAVVFSLYQGLTAQEIVELDVRPFFESLALNQHLTPSRSQGLEAMLRAIRAHAAALL, translated from the coding sequence ATGGCGAGTCTGCCAGAACCGCAGAAACTGGCGCGCAACTTTGCGCGCTGTAATGACTGGGAAGAAAAATATCTTTATATCATCGAGCTAGGGGAGCGTCTTGATCCGTTGCCCGATGAATGGCGTAATCCAGATAACCTGATTTCGGGGTGCCAGAGCCAGGTTTGGATTGTGGCGCAGCCTGACGAGCAGGGCGTTATCGTTCTGCACGGCGACAGCGATGCCGCTATTGTGAAGGGGCTGATTGCGGTGGTTTTCAGCCTGTATCAGGGGTTGACAGCGCAGGAAATCGTTGAGCTGGATGTACGGCCTTTCTTTGAATCGCTGGCGCTGAACCAACATCTGACGCCATCCCGCTCTCAGGGGCTTGAGGCGATGTTACGCGCAATTCGTGCGCACGCCGCCGCACTGCTTTAA
- the sufB gene encoding Fe-S cluster assembly protein SufB, with protein MARSTVDVPDDVQIWMGDGRYKEGFFTQLETDELAHGINEDVVRAISAKRNEPEWMLEFRLNAYKAWLEMEEPHWLKAHYEKLDYQDYSYYSAPSCGNCDDSCGSEPGAKQQSGITDVNNYLTSEVENAFNQLGVPVREGQKVAVDAIFDSVSVATTYRHELAEKGIIFCSFSEAIQEHPDLVRQYLGTVVPANDNFFAALNSAVASDGTFVYIPKGVRCPMELSTYFRINAAKTGQFERTILIADDDSYVSYIEGCSAPVRDTYQLHAAVVEVIINKNAEVKYSTVQNWFSGKDDAEGGILNFVTKRALCAGEHSKMSWTQSETGSAITWKYPSVILRGDYSVGEFFSVALTNGRQQADTGTKMIHIGKNTRSTIISKGISAGRSENTYRGLVKIMPSAANARNFTQCDSMLIGSECGAHTFPYVEVRNNTAQLEHEATTSKIGEDQLFYCLQRGISEDDAISMIVNGFCKDVFSELPLEFAVEAQKLLAISLEHSVG; from the coding sequence ATGGCACGTAGCACGGTAGATGTACCTGATGATGTCCAGATCTGGATGGGTGATGGACGCTATAAAGAAGGTTTCTTTACGCAATTGGAAACTGATGAGCTGGCGCATGGCATCAATGAAGATGTCGTACGGGCGATCTCGGCGAAGCGTAATGAACCTGAGTGGATGCTGGAATTCCGTCTCAACGCCTACAAGGCGTGGCTGGAGATGGAAGAACCGCATTGGCTGAAAGCCCATTACGAGAAGCTCGACTATCAGGACTATAGCTATTATTCCGCGCCTTCCTGCGGTAACTGCGACGACAGCTGCGGCTCTGAGCCCGGTGCCAAGCAGCAATCCGGGATTACGGACGTGAATAATTACCTGACCAGCGAAGTAGAGAATGCGTTTAATCAGTTGGGCGTTCCTGTCCGTGAAGGCCAGAAAGTCGCCGTCGATGCGATTTTCGACTCCGTATCCGTTGCGACCACGTATCGGCATGAGCTGGCTGAAAAAGGCATTATCTTCTGTTCATTCAGCGAGGCGATTCAGGAACATCCCGATCTGGTGCGCCAGTACCTCGGTACGGTCGTACCCGCCAACGATAACTTCTTTGCGGCGCTGAACTCGGCGGTCGCTTCTGACGGCACGTTTGTGTACATCCCGAAAGGCGTGCGTTGCCCGATGGAGCTGTCGACGTATTTTCGCATCAACGCGGCGAAAACTGGTCAGTTCGAACGTACGATCCTGATTGCCGATGACGACAGCTACGTCAGCTACATCGAAGGTTGCTCCGCGCCCGTTCGTGACACCTACCAGCTGCACGCCGCCGTGGTGGAAGTCATCATCAACAAGAATGCCGAAGTGAAATACTCCACGGTGCAGAATTGGTTCTCCGGTAAAGATGACGCAGAAGGCGGGATTCTGAACTTCGTGACCAAGCGCGCACTGTGTGCGGGCGAGCATTCAAAAATGTCATGGACACAGTCGGAAACCGGCTCTGCGATCACCTGGAAATACCCAAGCGTCATTCTGCGCGGTGACTACTCCGTGGGTGAATTCTTCTCTGTCGCCTTGACCAATGGCCGTCAGCAGGCCGATACCGGCACCAAGATGATCCACATCGGTAAAAACACCCGCTCGACCATCATCTCTAAAGGGATTTCAGCCGGACGCAGTGAGAACACGTACCGTGGTCTGGTGAAGATCATGCCGAGTGCGGCTAATGCCCGTAATTTCACCCAGTGTGACTCCATGCTGATCGGTAGCGAGTGCGGTGCGCACACGTTCCCGTACGTGGAAGTGCGCAACAATACCGCGCAGTTGGAGCACGAAGCGACGACCTCGAAAATTGGTGAAGACCAGCTGTTCTACTGTCTGCAACGTGGAATCAGCGAAGATGATGCCATCTCGATGATCGTGAACGGATTCTGTAAGGACGTCTTCTCTGAATTGCCGCTGGAATTTGCGGTAGAAGCACAAAAGTTACTGGCGATTAGCCTGGAACATAGCGTGGGTTAA
- the sufA gene encoding Fe-S cluster assembly scaffold SufA, which produces MQAENIGTFSLDENVWQGLTLTESAVKQIKNLMKQDEAVQGLRLSVKQSGCAGFGYVLDLVQEFETDDLVFERDGAKLYVPLKAMPFIDGTELDFVREGLNQIFKFNNPRAQHACGCGESFGI; this is translated from the coding sequence ATGCAAGCGGAAAATATAGGGACGTTTTCACTGGATGAAAATGTCTGGCAAGGATTGACGCTGACAGAAAGCGCCGTGAAGCAGATTAAGAATCTGATGAAGCAGGATGAGGCCGTGCAAGGACTGCGGCTCAGCGTTAAACAATCCGGCTGTGCGGGATTTGGCTATGTGCTGGATCTGGTTCAGGAGTTCGAAACCGACGATCTGGTCTTCGAACGTGATGGTGCAAAACTGTATGTCCCACTGAAAGCAATGCCTTTCATTGACGGCACAGAACTCGATTTCGTCCGTGAAGGGCTGAATCAGATATTCAAGTTTAATAATCCCAGAGCGCAACATGCTTGTGGATGTGGCGAAAGCTTTGGCATTTAA
- a CDS encoding major outer membrane lipoprotein, giving the protein MNRTKLVLGAVILGSTLLAGCSSNAKIDQLSSDVQTLNAKVDQLSNDVNAIRSDVQAAKDDAARANQRLDNQVRTYKK; this is encoded by the coding sequence ATGAATCGTACTAAACTGGTACTGGGCGCGGTAATCCTGGGTTCTACTCTGCTTGCTGGTTGTTCAAGCAACGCTAAAATTGATCAGCTGTCTTCTGACGTTCAGACTCTGAACGCTAAAGTTGACCAACTGAGCAACGACGTGAACGCAATCCGCTCTGACGTACAAGCTGCTAAAGACGACGCAGCTCGTGCTAACCAGCGTCTGGACAACCAAGTTCGTACTTACAAAAAGTAA
- the pykF gene encoding pyruvate kinase PykF, with amino-acid sequence MKKTKIVCTIGPKTESEEVLSNLLSAGMNVMRLNFSHGDYAEHGQRIKNLRAVMEKTGKKAAILLDTKGPEIRTMKLENGADVTLTAGQTFTFTTDQSVVGNKDRVAVTYAGFTEDLSVGNTVLVDDGLIGMQVTAINGNDIVCKVLNNGDLGENKGVNLPGVSIQLPALAEKDKRDLIFGCEQGVDFVAASFIRKRSDVEEIRAHLKAHGGEHIQIISKIENQEGLNNFDEILEASDGIMVARGDLGVEIPVEEVIFAQKMMIEKCNLARKVVITATQMLDSMIKNPRPTRAEAGDVANAIIDGTDAVMLSGESAKGKYPLESVTIMATICQRTDSVMKSRLDTIKTPGVLRITEAVCRGAVETAEKLDAPLIVVATSGGKSAKSIRKYFPNARILALTTNEVTARQLLLSKGIDTLLVKEIASTDDFYRIGKEAALNSGYAQAGDVVVMVSGALVSSGTTNTSSVHRL; translated from the coding sequence ATGAAAAAGACAAAAATTGTTTGTACCATCGGGCCGAAAACAGAGTCAGAAGAAGTGCTAAGCAACCTGCTGTCTGCTGGCATGAATGTTATGCGCCTGAATTTCTCGCACGGGGATTACGCAGAACACGGTCAACGCATCAAGAACCTGCGTGCCGTTATGGAAAAAACCGGCAAGAAAGCCGCTATCCTGCTTGACACCAAAGGCCCGGAAATCCGCACCATGAAGCTGGAAAACGGCGCTGACGTAACGCTGACTGCGGGTCAGACGTTCACGTTCACCACCGATCAGAGCGTGGTAGGTAACAAAGATCGCGTCGCGGTCACGTACGCGGGTTTCACTGAAGATCTGAGCGTCGGCAACACCGTTCTGGTTGATGACGGTCTGATCGGTATGCAAGTTACGGCAATCAACGGCAACGATATTGTTTGTAAAGTGCTGAACAACGGCGATCTGGGCGAGAATAAAGGTGTTAACCTGCCTGGCGTTTCCATCCAGTTGCCTGCGCTGGCCGAAAAAGACAAACGCGACCTGATTTTCGGTTGCGAACAAGGTGTCGATTTCGTTGCTGCCTCCTTTATCCGTAAACGTTCCGACGTTGAAGAGATTCGTGCTCACCTGAAAGCACACGGTGGCGAGCACATCCAGATCATCTCCAAGATCGAAAACCAGGAAGGTCTGAACAATTTCGACGAAATCCTGGAAGCATCTGACGGCATCATGGTTGCTCGTGGCGATCTGGGCGTTGAAATCCCGGTTGAAGAAGTCATTTTCGCGCAGAAAATGATGATCGAGAAATGTAATCTGGCACGCAAAGTGGTTATCACCGCGACGCAAATGCTGGATTCCATGATTAAAAACCCACGCCCTACCCGCGCTGAAGCTGGCGACGTTGCGAACGCCATCATCGACGGCACCGATGCCGTTATGCTGTCTGGTGAAAGTGCTAAGGGTAAATACCCGCTGGAATCCGTTACCATCATGGCGACCATCTGTCAGCGTACAGATTCTGTGATGAAAAGCCGTCTGGATACCATCAAGACGCCTGGCGTACTGCGTATCACCGAAGCCGTCTGCCGCGGTGCGGTAGAAACTGCAGAGAAACTGGATGCACCGCTGATTGTCGTTGCAACCAGCGGCGGTAAGTCTGCCAAATCTATCCGCAAATACTTCCCAAATGCCCGCATTCTGGCGCTGACAACGAACGAAGTCACCGCGCGTCAGCTGCTGCTGAGCAAAGGCATTGATACGCTGCTGGTGAAAGAAATCGCTTCTACCGATGATTTCTACCGCATCGGTAAAGAAGCGGCGCTGAACAGCGGTTATGCGCAGGCTGGCGACGTTGTGGTGATGGTCTCTGGCGCACTGGTTTCCAGCGGCACAACCAACACCTCTTCCGTACACCGTCTCTGA
- the sufC gene encoding Fe-S cluster assembly ATPase SufC, whose product MLSIENLKVSVEGKEIIKGLNLTIKPGEVHAIMGPNGSGKSTLSATLAGREEYEVTDGSVSFKGKDLLELSPEDRAGEGVFMAFQYPVEIPGVSNQFFLQTSVNAVRKYREQEPLDRFDFADFIEEKIKLLNMPEDLLTRSVNVGFSGGEKKRNDILQMAALEPDLCILDETDSGLDIDALKIVSNGVNSLRDGKRSFIIVTHYQRILDYIKPDHVHVLYQGRIVKSGDFSLVKQLEEQGYGWLTDGQ is encoded by the coding sequence ATGTTAAGCATCGAAAATTTAAAAGTCAGCGTAGAAGGCAAAGAGATCATCAAAGGGCTTAATCTCACCATTAAGCCAGGTGAAGTTCACGCGATTATGGGCCCGAATGGCTCAGGTAAAAGTACGCTCTCCGCGACGCTGGCTGGACGTGAAGAATACGAAGTGACCGACGGTTCGGTGAGCTTCAAAGGGAAAGATCTGCTGGAGTTGTCCCCAGAAGATCGTGCGGGTGAAGGCGTCTTCATGGCGTTTCAGTATCCGGTAGAAATCCCAGGCGTCAGCAACCAGTTCTTCCTGCAAACTTCCGTTAACGCGGTGCGTAAATACCGTGAGCAGGAACCGCTGGATCGCTTTGATTTCGCCGATTTTATCGAAGAAAAGATCAAGCTGTTGAATATGCCGGAAGATCTGCTGACCCGTTCGGTCAACGTGGGTTTCTCCGGCGGTGAAAAGAAGCGTAACGACATTCTGCAAATGGCGGCGCTGGAGCCGGATCTGTGCATTCTGGATGAGACCGACTCCGGGCTGGACATCGATGCACTGAAAATCGTCTCTAACGGCGTGAACTCACTGCGCGACGGCAAACGTTCGTTCATCATCGTCACGCACTACCAACGTATTCTTGATTACATCAAACCGGATCACGTCCACGTTCTGTATCAAGGGCGCATTGTGAAATCCGGCGATTTCTCGCTGGTGAAACAGTTGGAGGAGCAAGGCTATGGCTGGCTTACCGACGGGCAATAA
- the sufS gene encoding cysteine desulfurase SufS, with translation MSYPIERVRADFPVLASEVNGQPLAYLDSAASAQKPHSVIDREAEFYRHEYAAVHRGIHTLSAQATSAMEAVREKVASFINAASVDEIVFVRGTTEAINLVANSYGRTFIQPGDNLIITEMEHHANIVPWQMLAEARGVEVRVLPLAEDGSLDVAQLPALLDERTRLLAVTHISNVLGALNPVKAMIAQAKAAGAVVLVDGAQSIMHQPVDVQDLDCDFFVFSGHKIYGPSGIGVLYGKRDLLQAMPPWEGGGAMIRQVSLRTGTTYADSPWRFEAGSPNTGGIMGLGAALDYVTALGREEIQRYESSLMKYALEALTQVPDLTLYGPAERHGVIAFNLGQHHAYDVGSFLDRYGIAIRTGHHCAMPLMEHYGVPSMCRASLAVYTTREEIDRLVAGLQRIHRLLGS, from the coding sequence ATGAGTTATCCTATCGAACGGGTTCGCGCTGATTTCCCGGTGCTGGCAAGTGAGGTTAACGGCCAGCCGTTAGCCTATCTGGATAGCGCGGCGAGTGCGCAAAAGCCGCATTCGGTTATCGATCGCGAAGCCGAATTCTATCGCCATGAATACGCTGCGGTTCACCGCGGCATTCATACGTTGAGCGCGCAGGCGACCAGCGCGATGGAAGCCGTGCGCGAAAAGGTGGCGTCCTTTATCAATGCCGCCTCGGTAGACGAGATTGTCTTTGTTCGCGGGACGACGGAGGCCATCAATCTGGTGGCCAACAGCTATGGCCGTACCTTCATCCAGCCGGGCGACAACCTGATCATCACCGAGATGGAACACCATGCGAATATTGTTCCCTGGCAGATGCTGGCGGAAGCGCGTGGCGTTGAAGTTCGCGTATTGCCGCTGGCCGAAGATGGCTCGCTGGATGTTGCGCAGCTTCCCGCATTGCTGGATGAACGTACTCGCCTGCTGGCGGTGACGCACATATCTAACGTACTCGGTGCGCTGAATCCGGTTAAAGCCATGATCGCGCAAGCAAAAGCGGCTGGCGCAGTTGTGTTGGTTGATGGCGCACAGTCGATTATGCATCAGCCTGTTGATGTGCAGGATCTGGATTGCGATTTCTTTGTCTTTTCAGGACATAAAATCTACGGCCCTTCCGGTATTGGTGTGTTGTATGGCAAACGTGACCTGCTTCAGGCCATGCCGCCGTGGGAAGGCGGTGGGGCGATGATTCGTCAGGTTAGCCTGCGTACTGGCACCACCTATGCGGATTCTCCATGGCGCTTTGAGGCTGGTTCGCCCAATACTGGCGGTATCATGGGCTTAGGCGCTGCGTTGGACTATGTGACGGCGTTGGGGCGGGAAGAGATTCAACGTTATGAATCCTCGCTGATGAAGTATGCGCTGGAGGCACTAACGCAGGTGCCCGATCTGACGTTGTACGGCCCTGCTGAGCGTCACGGCGTCATTGCGTTTAATCTTGGGCAGCACCACGCCTATGATGTTGGAAGTTTCCTCGATCGGTATGGTATTGCGATTCGCACCGGCCACCATTGCGCGATGCCGCTGATGGAACATTACGGTGTTCCCAGTATGTGCCGCGCCTCGCTGGCAGTTTATACTACGCGCGAAGAAATTGACCGGCTGGTTGCCGGATTGCAACGTATCCATCGATTGCTGGGCAGTTAA